The following proteins are encoded in a genomic region of Prionailurus viverrinus isolate Anna chromosome E3, UM_Priviv_1.0, whole genome shotgun sequence:
- the LAMTOR4 gene encoding ragulator complex protein LAMTOR4 isoform X2, with protein sequence MTSALTQGLERIPDQLGYLVLSEGAVLASSGDLENDEQAASAISELVSTACGFRLHHSTNIPFKRLSVVFGEHTLLVTVSGQRVFVVKRQNRGREPVDV encoded by the exons ATG ACTTCTGCACtgacccagggcctggagagaaTCCCAGACCAGCTCGGCTACCTGGTTTTGAGTGAAGGCGCAGTGCTGGCG TCATCTGGGGATCTAGAGAATGATGAGCAGGCAGCCAGTGCTATCTCTGAGCTGGTCAGCACAGCCTGTGGCTTCCGGTTGCACCACAGCACGAACATACCCTTCAAGCGCCTATCGG TGGTCTTTGGAGAACACACGCTGCTGGTGACCGTGTCAGGACAGAGGGTATTTGTGGTGAAGAGGCAGAACCGAGGCCGGGAGCCTGTTGACGTCTGA
- the LAMTOR4 gene encoding ragulator complex protein LAMTOR4 isoform X1, giving the protein MGRADGAAEAKGAQGQRTSALTQGLERIPDQLGYLVLSEGAVLASSGDLENDEQAASAISELVSTACGFRLHHSTNIPFKRLSVVFGEHTLLVTVSGQRVFVVKRQNRGREPVDV; this is encoded by the exons ATGGGGCGGGCCGATGGGGCTGCTGAGGCCAAGGGAGCCCAGGGTCAGAGG ACTTCTGCACtgacccagggcctggagagaaTCCCAGACCAGCTCGGCTACCTGGTTTTGAGTGAAGGCGCAGTGCTGGCG TCATCTGGGGATCTAGAGAATGATGAGCAGGCAGCCAGTGCTATCTCTGAGCTGGTCAGCACAGCCTGTGGCTTCCGGTTGCACCACAGCACGAACATACCCTTCAAGCGCCTATCGG TGGTCTTTGGAGAACACACGCTGCTGGTGACCGTGTCAGGACAGAGGGTATTTGTGGTGAAGAGGCAGAACCGAGGCCGGGAGCCTGTTGACGTCTGA
- the TRAPPC14 gene encoding trafficking protein particle complex subunit 14 isoform X1 produces MESQCDYSMYFPAVPLPPRAELAGDPGRYRALPRRNHLYLGETVRFLLVLRCRGGAGSGTGGGAGLGSRGAWAELATALAALASVSAGGGAPGGGGSADQDPEPPGGGDPGGGPLFRGCSPLLTHGPGPATSGGATTLPVEEPIVSTDEVIFPLTVSLDRLPPGTPKAKIVVTVWKREVEAPEVRDQGYLRLLQTRSPGETFRGEQSAFKAQVSTLLTLLPPPVLKCRQFTVAGKHLTVLKVLNSSSQEEISIWDIRILPNFNASYLPVMPDGSVLLVDNVCHQSGEVSMGSFCRLPGTSGCFPCPLSALEEHNFLFQLRGGEQPPQGAKEGLEVPLIAVVQWSTPKLPFTQSIYTHYRLPSIRLDRPCFVMTASCESPVRTYERFTVTYTLLNNLQDFLAVRLVWTPEHAQAGKQLCEEERRAMQAALDSIVCHTPLNNLGFSRKGSALTFSVAFQALRTGLFELSQHMKLKLQFTASVSHPPPEARPLSRKSSPSSPAVRDLVERHQASLGRSQSFSHQQPSRSHLMRSGSVMERRAITPPVASPVGRPLYLPPDKAVLSLDKIAKRECKVLVVEPVK; encoded by the exons ATGGAGTCCCAGTGTGACTACTCCATGTACTTCCCGGCCGTGCCGCTGCCGCCGCGCGCGGAGCTGGCGGGGGATCCGGGCCGGTACCGGGCGCTGCCCCGGCGCAACCATCTCTACTTGGGGGAGACTGTCCGCTTCCTGCTGGTGCTGCGCTGCCGGGGAGGCGCAGGGTCCGGCACCGGGGGTGGCGCGGGCTTGGGCTCTCGAGGGGCCTGGGCAGAACTGGCAACGGCCTTGGCCGCCCTGGCCTCGGTCAGCGCCGGAGGCGGGGCGCCCGGGGGTGGTGGCTCCGCAGACCAGGATCCCGAACCCCCAGGGGGCGGGGATCCCGGCGGTGGGCCGTTGTTTCGAGGCTGCAGCCCCCTCCTCACCCACGGCCCGGGTCCTGCTACCTCAGGGGGAGCGACCACG CTGCCTGTGGAGGAACCAATTGTGTCCACAGATGAGGTCATCTTCCCACTCACCGTTTCACTGGATAGACTGCCCCCCGGGACACCTAAGGCCAAG ATTGTAGTGACTGTGTGGAAACGGGAGGTTGAGGCACCAGAGGTCAGAGATCAAGGCTACTTGCGCTTGTTGCAGACCCGATCTCCTGGGGAGACGTTCCGGGGCGAGCAGAGCGCTTTCAAGGCCCAAG TGAGCACCCTGCTGACTCTGCTGCCCCCTCCGGTTCTGAAATGCCGCCAGTTCACTGTGGCTGGAAAACACTTGACCGTGCTCAAGG TGCTGAACAGCTCCTCCCAGGAGGAAATTTCCATCTGGGATATCCGGATTCTCCCAAACTTCAACGCTAGTTATCTACCTGTCATGCCTgatggctctgtgctgctggtggaTAATGTCTG TCACCAATCTGGGGAAGTCTCCATGGGCTCCTTCTGCCGGCTCCCTGGTACCTCTGGCTGCTTCCCCTGCCCGCTTAGTGCCCTGGAGGAACACAACTTCCTGTTTCAGCTGAGAGGGGGAGAGCAACCCCCTCAAGGGGCCAAGGAG GGCCTAGAAGTTCCCCTGATTGCTGTGGTTCAGTGGTCCACCCCAAAGCTGCCCTTCACCCAGAGCATCTATACCCACTACCG CCTGCCCAGCATCCGCCTGGACCGCCCATGCTTTGTGATGACTGCTTCTTGTGAGTCCCCCGTTCGAACTTATGAGCGGTTCACTGTCACCTACACACTGCTCAACAATCTCCAAGACTTCCTTGCTGTGAGGCTTGTGTGGACCCCGGAGCATGCACAGGCTG gaaagcAGCTGTGTGAGGAGGAGCGCCGGGCCATGCAGGCAGCCCTGGACTCCATTGTCTGCCACACACCACTCAACAATCTAGGCTTTTCCCGGAAGGGCAGTGCGCTCACCTTCAGTGTGgccttccaggctctgaggacaGGGCTCTTTgag CTGAGCCAGCACATGAAACTGAAGCTGCAGTTCACCGCCAGTGTGTCCCACCCTCCGCCCGAGGCCCGGCCCCTGTCTCGAAAGAGCAGCCCCAGCAGCCCTGCTGTCCGGGACCTGGTAGAGAGACACCAGGCTAGCTTAGGCCGCTCTCAGTCCTTTTCTCACCAACAGCCCTCCCGGAGCCACCTCATGAG GTCAGGCAGCGTGATGGAGCGCAGGGCCATCACACCTCCTGTGGCCTCCCCCGTGGGCCGCCCCCTCTACCTGCCTCCGGACAAGGCCGTGCTTTCTCTGGACAAGATTGCCAAGCGCGAGTGCAAGGTCCTGGTGGTGGAGCCTGTCAAGTAG
- the TRAPPC14 gene encoding trafficking protein particle complex subunit 14 isoform X2 — translation MPDGSVLLVDNVCHQSGEVSMGSFCRLPGTSGCFPCPLSALEEHNFLFQLRGGEQPPQGAKEGLEVPLIAVVQWSTPKLPFTQSIYTHYRLPSIRLDRPCFVMTASCESPVRTYERFTVTYTLLNNLQDFLAVRLVWTPEHAQAGKQLCEEERRAMQAALDSIVCHTPLNNLGFSRKGSALTFSVAFQALRTGLFELSQHMKLKLQFTASVSHPPPEARPLSRKSSPSSPAVRDLVERHQASLGRSQSFSHQQPSRSHLMRSGSVMERRAITPPVASPVGRPLYLPPDKAVLSLDKIAKRECKVLVVEPVK, via the exons ATGCCTgatggctctgtgctgctggtggaTAATGTCTG TCACCAATCTGGGGAAGTCTCCATGGGCTCCTTCTGCCGGCTCCCTGGTACCTCTGGCTGCTTCCCCTGCCCGCTTAGTGCCCTGGAGGAACACAACTTCCTGTTTCAGCTGAGAGGGGGAGAGCAACCCCCTCAAGGGGCCAAGGAG GGCCTAGAAGTTCCCCTGATTGCTGTGGTTCAGTGGTCCACCCCAAAGCTGCCCTTCACCCAGAGCATCTATACCCACTACCG CCTGCCCAGCATCCGCCTGGACCGCCCATGCTTTGTGATGACTGCTTCTTGTGAGTCCCCCGTTCGAACTTATGAGCGGTTCACTGTCACCTACACACTGCTCAACAATCTCCAAGACTTCCTTGCTGTGAGGCTTGTGTGGACCCCGGAGCATGCACAGGCTG gaaagcAGCTGTGTGAGGAGGAGCGCCGGGCCATGCAGGCAGCCCTGGACTCCATTGTCTGCCACACACCACTCAACAATCTAGGCTTTTCCCGGAAGGGCAGTGCGCTCACCTTCAGTGTGgccttccaggctctgaggacaGGGCTCTTTgag CTGAGCCAGCACATGAAACTGAAGCTGCAGTTCACCGCCAGTGTGTCCCACCCTCCGCCCGAGGCCCGGCCCCTGTCTCGAAAGAGCAGCCCCAGCAGCCCTGCTGTCCGGGACCTGGTAGAGAGACACCAGGCTAGCTTAGGCCGCTCTCAGTCCTTTTCTCACCAACAGCCCTCCCGGAGCCACCTCATGAG GTCAGGCAGCGTGATGGAGCGCAGGGCCATCACACCTCCTGTGGCCTCCCCCGTGGGCCGCCCCCTCTACCTGCCTCCGGACAAGGCCGTGCTTTCTCTGGACAAGATTGCCAAGCGCGAGTGCAAGGTCCTGGTGGTGGAGCCTGTCAAGTAG